GAGTATATATTGAAAGCGATCTTGAAAAACAATATAAAAAGTATTTTACGTTTCGGGAAAAAGAAGCCATAGAGGAAAAAGAATCGCTTGAGCAACCGTCAGCCTACAAAATCATTCAGAGTGTGACAACATACGGGGCATACGATAAACCTTTGTAGTATTTCGTAGTATCTCATGGCAAACTGGAAAGACGTATTAGAGCAAATCCAAACCCTCAAGGCTAAACACACCAGCCTTGCCCAGCAATCTGTTGATTTGGTCCGCAGAGATTATTTGAAAAAACTAGCCGACCATACAAGCCGCAATGTTATTGCCTATTATTCCGGTTTCCTTTCTAAGCCAGAGATTCCTTCAGATATAATAGATGAAGATAAAAATGGTTTTCTGATGGCTGTGCATCGACTGGATAGAAAAAAAGGCCTTGACCTTATATTACATACTCCAGGTGGCAGTATTTCTACAACACAATCTATTGTCAATTATCTTCACAAAATGTTTGGTTCCGACATTAGGGCTATTGTTCCTCAAATTGCTATGTCTGCTGGAACAATGATAGCTTGTTCTTGTAAAAGTATTTTAATGACAAGTCATTCAAACCTAGGGCCAATTGATCCCCATTTAAGAGGAATTCCCGCCTATGGTGTAATTCAAGAATTTTAGAGAGCTTGTAAAGAAATTAAAAAGGATCCATTTAAAACCCCGGTGTGGACGACAATAATTGGACAGTATAGACCGACTTTCTTAAGTCAATGTGAAAATGCAATAAAAAGATCAAATAGTTTTGTCGAAGAACAGTTAAAACAAATTATGTTTGCTAACGATCCAAAAGCTAAAGAAAAAGCTAAAAAGGTTGTAAAGCGATTAGCAGATTATAAAGGCAATAAAGGCCATGATAGGCATATACATGCTGAAGAATGTAAGTCTATAGGTTTGAATATTGAAATGGTAGAAAATGATCAAAAATTGCAGGATTTATTATTGCCAGTTCATCACTGTTATATGCACAGTCTAATGAATACCCTTTCATATAAAATAATTGAAAATCATCTTGGAGCTGCTTTTGTAAAACAACAGGCTATTATTATGAATCAATAATATGGGACAGTTGCCCCTTTACTGGCTTTTTAAGAAGCTCTAAAAAACTGTGACTGTTTTTTATTAAGAGGCTTACCCCAAGATAGATAAACAACACCACAAAAAATCCGATAATCGTTGCGATTGCCCAGCCCCTTCACGCCATTCTTTCACATAAATATGTAGAAAAAGGTGTAGAAAAGGGGAGATGTTTTGTTTGTTTTTCTTTGTTGCTATTTTAACACCCCATGCTCCGTTTTGTCATACACAAACATAAAGCAACGCATCTGCATTTTGATTTCCGTCTGAAGTGAAAGTAGTGTCAGATCTTGAATTATAGCTTTTTTATTGGAAGAATTGTTCATCCTTGAGTAAGGAAACATAAAGGGATAGCGTCTCCATTTTTTAAAGCAAGGTGCAATGAGTGATAGCGCCTATTTTAGGATAGAGACAATGAAAAACGACTATCGCGAACGTTCACTAAAAATCCACGGACTCATATGCGCCAAATGCGCCCGGGAGTTCACCTACAAAAATCAGCGCTTGCTGACAGTGCACCATAAAGACGGCAACCACCTTAATAATCCCCCTGACGGCTCTAACTGGGAAAACCTGTGCGTATATTGCCATGAGGATGAGCACAGCCGCGGGCTCCTTGCTGACTATTTGAGTGGAAAATAATGATAGTAGGAAGGTCATCATGCGAAACCATAAGCTTGTGTTGCCGGAGCATCTGAATCATTACGGATATCTCTTTGGCGGTTATCTCCTTCATTGGGTGGATGAATACGGCTATATTGCTGCGAACCTGGATTTCCCGGGGCATCGCTTTGTAACCATTGCGCTTGATAATGTTGCTTTCAAGAAGAGTATCCGCCTCGGTTCTGTCCTCAAGTTTGATATGGAGCTGACACGGCTGGGGAATACCTCGGTCAGTTATAATATAAAGGTTTACAGCGACTCCATAGAGACGGGGGAGGAGGAACTGGTCTTTGAGACCAACATCACCTTTGTAAACGTTGACGAGGATGGCCGGAAGCAGGCTATTCGGCGGTCATCGTAAACAAGAAGAAACTCTGGATATTTCTTATTTTCTTTCAAGATTTTATTAAAGAGTAAAGAGCTACACAAACTCAAGGTGCAGATGTCTTCCAAAAATCTTTGCAACCTTTTCAAGGGTTTTTATGGTTGGATTGCACTTGTTGGGATAGGAAAAGGGGACTGATTTATTTGTTTTTCTTTATCTCTTAGCTATACTATCTAACCACCATGCCCCGTTTCGTCATACACAAGCATAAAGCAACCCATCTGCATTTTGATTTCCGTCTGGAAATGGAAGGCATCCTGAAAAGCTGGGCTGTTCCCAAGGGCGTGCCTGAGGATGCCGGAATAAAAAGACTTGCGGTGGCTGTGGAGGATCATCCGCTTGATTATATTTATTTTGAGGGGATTATACCTGAAGGGCAATATGGCGCTGGAACTGTTGAGATATGGGATGACGGAAATTACGAGCTTGAGTCAATGGAAAAAGGGAAGATGGTTTTTAACCTCAAGGGCAGAAAACTGAAAGGCCGGTATGCAATGATTCATACAAACGGAAAGAATTGGCTTGTCTTTAAACTCAAAGACGCTTGAAATAACTTTAACCCGCCTTGATTTCATTGGCAGTTTTATATAATATAGAGGCCAATAGAAATGCTAAACTACAAAGTAGTTGAAATAAACACAGTTACTGACGAAGAATTGGAATCTGCAATAAACAAGTGGATAAAGGAAGGCTGGGCGCTTGACGGCATACACTTTGTTATGCGCGAGGCATCCAAAAGGCCTGCCATGGCATTTATACTTTTTACAAAAGAGGATAAGGGTTAGGTGCGGGTCATCGGTGTGGGAAATATTTTGTTAAAGGATGAAGGTATAGGTGTCCGAGTAGCAGAATATATAAAAGAAAAAAGTCTCCTTCCCCCCGAAATAGATGTTGTGGATGGGGGAACCGGTGGCATACAGCTTA
The DNA window shown above is from Deltaproteobacteria bacterium and carries:
- a CDS encoding DNA polymerase ligase N-terminal domain-containing protein, whose amino-acid sequence is MPRFVIHKHKATHLHFDFRLEMEGILKSWAVPKGVPEDAGIKRLAVAVEDHPLDYIYFEGIIPEGQYGAGTVEIWDDGNYELESMEKGKMVFNLKGRKLKGRYAMIHTNGKNWLVFKLKDA
- a CDS encoding hotdog domain-containing protein, whose translation is MRNHKLVLPEHLNHYGYLFGGYLLHWVDEYGYIAANLDFPGHRFVTIALDNVAFKKSIRLGSVLKFDMELTRLGNTSVSYNIKVYSDSIETGEEELVFETNITFVNVDEDGRKQAIRRSS
- a CDS encoding DUF4177 domain-containing protein; amino-acid sequence: MLNYKVVEINTVTDEELESAINKWIKEGWALDGIHFVMREASKRPAMAFILFTKEDKG